A region of Ferrimicrobium sp. DNA encodes the following proteins:
- the efp gene encoding elongation factor P yields the protein MSVSTTTNDLKNGMTLEISDGLFTVIEFQHVKPGKGGAFVRTKLKNLRTGAVIDRTYRADEKIEQAIIDKREMQYLYNDGVDYIFMDSQTYEQLSVSDAALGTTKNFLVENATATISTYEGTIVGVELPAAVELTITATEPGLQGDRVSGARKPATLETGYVVQVPLFVNQGDRIKVDTRSGEYLTRA from the coding sequence ATGTCGGTCTCAACCACCACCAACGACTTGAAGAATGGAATGACCCTGGAGATCTCCGACGGTCTCTTCACGGTGATCGAGTTTCAACACGTCAAGCCTGGCAAGGGGGGAGCCTTCGTCCGCACCAAGCTGAAGAATCTCCGCACCGGGGCCGTGATTGATCGCACCTATCGTGCCGACGAGAAGATCGAGCAGGCGATCATCGACAAGCGCGAGATGCAGTACCTCTACAACGATGGGGTCGACTACATCTTCATGGATTCTCAGACCTACGAACAACTCAGTGTCTCCGATGCCGCCCTCGGAACGACCAAGAACTTTCTCGTCGAAAACGCTACCGCGACGATCTCCACCTACGAGGGCACCATCGTCGGCGTCGAGCTCCCTGCGGCCGTCGAGCTCACAATTACAGCGACTGAACCCGGGCTCCAGGGGGATCGAGTCTCTGGTGCCCGCAAGCCAGCAACCTTAGAGACTGGGTACGTAGTACAGGTTCCGCTCTTCGTGAACCAGGGAGACCGCATCAAAGTTGACACCAGAAGCGGTGAATATCTCACCCGTGCCTAG
- a CDS encoding heme o synthase gives MRTLPLSEGSWDWTKTVKGYVGLTKPRIIELLLITTVPAMVVAKHGLPSLWSIVITVAGGTLAAGGANAVNMWYDRDIDALMKRTKNRPLVTGAVSPTGALIFAIALEIVAFTMLSVGDNVLSASLALSAALFYVFIYTMWLKRSTSQNIVIGGAAGAVPVLVGWAAVTDSLSLAAWLMFLVIFIWTPPHFWGLAFRYSDDYSAAGVPMLPSVATRKRSARDILIYTFVLAATTGALGFVAHLGWVYAVAAIALNAGFIGYAIKLYRDLTPKVAMRMFSYSITYLSLLFVGMAVDVAVRGH, from the coding sequence ATGAGAACCTTGCCGTTGTCTGAGGGCAGTTGGGACTGGACCAAGACGGTCAAAGGCTATGTCGGCCTCACCAAGCCACGCATCATCGAATTGCTATTGATCACGACGGTGCCAGCGATGGTGGTAGCCAAGCACGGGCTGCCCTCGCTCTGGTCCATCGTCATCACGGTGGCTGGCGGTACCCTCGCTGCTGGCGGTGCCAACGCAGTGAACATGTGGTACGACCGCGACATCGATGCGCTGATGAAACGAACCAAGAACCGGCCGCTGGTCACTGGTGCTGTCTCGCCGACCGGAGCCCTGATCTTTGCGATCGCTTTAGAGATCGTCGCCTTTACGATGCTCTCCGTCGGCGACAACGTGCTCTCCGCTTCACTAGCCCTCTCTGCCGCGCTCTTCTATGTCTTTATCTATACGATGTGGTTGAAGCGCTCGACTTCGCAAAACATTGTGATCGGCGGGGCTGCCGGTGCGGTCCCCGTTCTTGTCGGCTGGGCTGCGGTCACCGATTCGCTCTCCCTCGCTGCCTGGCTCATGTTCTTGGTCATCTTCATCTGGACTCCACCCCACTTCTGGGGTTTGGCCTTCCGTTACTCCGATGACTACAGCGCGGCGGGAGTGCCGATGCTTCCGTCGGTGGCGACGCGAAAGCGTTCTGCACGTGATATCTTGATCTACACCTTTGTGCTAGCCGCGACCACCGGCGCACTCGGATTCGTCGCTCATCTCGGATGGGTCTACGCTGTTGCTGCGATCGCTCTCAACGCCGGCTTTATCGGCTATGCGATCAAGCTCTACCGAGATCTCACCCCCAAGGTTGCGATGCGTATGTTCTCGTATTCGATCACGTACTTGTCGTTGCTCTTTGTTGGGATGGCAGTCGATGTGGCGGTGCGGGGTCACTGA
- the pyrR gene encoding bifunctional pyr operon transcriptional regulator/uracil phosphoribosyltransferase PyrR produces MSRSSVLLDGVDVERVVARMAHEIIERLHLSPASDRLSLSVVGIRSGGVWLGQKLSDRLIEYAKLEIAFSEINIASFRDDRPRTAVLDAAGVDQRLPAEGGVVILVDDVIQSGRTARAALEAILSNYRPALIQLAVLVDRGHRELPICPDYVGKNLPSALSEYVAVTPQGVTIHRA; encoded by the coding sequence ATGTCGCGTAGTTCGGTACTGCTAGACGGGGTTGATGTGGAGCGCGTGGTTGCGCGCATGGCCCATGAGATTATTGAGCGGCTCCATCTTTCACCCGCCTCTGATCGACTGTCCTTGTCGGTCGTCGGTATACGTTCCGGTGGTGTGTGGTTGGGACAGAAGCTCAGCGATCGCTTGATCGAGTATGCGAAGCTTGAGATCGCCTTCTCCGAGATCAATATCGCCTCCTTCCGTGATGATCGTCCGAGGACGGCGGTCCTTGATGCGGCAGGGGTCGACCAGCGACTCCCAGCCGAGGGTGGCGTGGTGATCCTCGTCGATGACGTGATCCAGAGTGGGAGGACGGCTCGGGCTGCATTGGAGGCCATTCTCTCGAACTACCGGCCGGCACTGATTCAATTGGCCGTCCTGGTCGACCGCGGCCATCGGGAACTGCCGATCTGCCCAGATTATGTGGGGAAGAACCTGCCCTCGGCGCTGTCGGAGTATGTGGCCGTGACCCCTCAGGGTGTCACGATTCATCGGGCATAA
- a CDS encoding cbb3-type cytochrome c oxidase subunit I yields the protein MAIDMTPAAGVGSPTDLEARGLKAAKPWFTGNMLTALIGGAIGYAFGHWLGNAIASNYSVVADGAGNEVAIYLSLIIGCLGWFIGLGALNYPVQKLLGLEPIDPPKSEKRSFWEHFTYSTDHKVVGVQYLFGMLLYFLVAGLLALGIRTELLSPVNHIWAPDTYIEIVGEHGTMMMMMMTSIIMGPFGNYLIPLMIGSKKMAFPRLEASSFWFTVPSFLILLSALWQGGFQSGWTGYAPLSIQGGPGQSDYDVAFALMALSMIAASINMTATIINYRAPGMRWSRMPILAWGMITVAFTMLLSVPVLFDGLYVMSLDRGVRTAMLYAGHGGSSFLWENLFWFFGHPEVYLLALPGFALTVELLPVFARKPVFALKTSTAGLIGVAVLSFFVWQHHLFMSGMNPDMRPLFMLTTELISIPTGFLYLVAMGTVWRGKIRFEVPMLFLLAVFWNFLWGGVTGVYNSDVPVDALVHGSFFVMAHFHFTIMGQLIFAVFAGVYYYVPLIFGIRLNDKLGKVSFWIIFVAFNSTFLPLFMIGLLGQPRRVFEYAIRLQHLNQWVSVSSYVLGFGILLYVFNLIWSLAVTRTPAGPNPWESRGLEWQVGYPVPRDNFVKIPVVHRDPYGYGTGDDTPVADLNPVGDKAAVVTGGDA from the coding sequence ATGGCAATTGACATGACGCCAGCTGCCGGGGTGGGTTCTCCAACCGACCTCGAAGCTCGGGGCCTCAAAGCCGCCAAGCCTTGGTTTACTGGCAATATGCTGACCGCCCTCATTGGTGGAGCGATCGGCTACGCCTTTGGCCACTGGCTGGGTAACGCCATTGCTTCGAACTACTCCGTTGTGGCTGATGGTGCTGGCAATGAGGTGGCGATCTACCTCTCGCTGATCATCGGTTGTCTTGGGTGGTTCATAGGGCTTGGTGCGCTGAACTATCCTGTCCAGAAGCTTCTGGGACTGGAGCCGATCGATCCTCCGAAGAGTGAGAAGCGGTCGTTTTGGGAGCATTTCACGTACTCGACGGATCACAAGGTCGTCGGTGTGCAGTATCTGTTCGGCATGTTGCTCTACTTCCTCGTTGCAGGGTTGTTGGCACTTGGTATTCGCACCGAGTTGCTCTCGCCGGTGAACCATATCTGGGCACCGGATACCTACATCGAGATCGTGGGTGAGCATGGCACCATGATGATGATGATGATGACCTCTATCATCATGGGTCCGTTCGGTAACTATCTGATTCCGCTCATGATTGGGTCGAAGAAGATGGCGTTTCCACGACTCGAGGCCTCGTCCTTCTGGTTCACGGTTCCGTCGTTCTTGATCCTACTCTCTGCTCTGTGGCAGGGTGGGTTTCAGTCTGGTTGGACCGGGTACGCTCCGCTATCGATTCAAGGAGGTCCAGGTCAAAGCGACTATGATGTTGCCTTCGCCTTGATGGCCCTGTCGATGATTGCGGCGTCGATCAATATGACCGCCACCATTATCAACTACCGAGCACCGGGTATGCGCTGGTCGCGGATGCCGATCCTTGCCTGGGGTATGATTACGGTGGCCTTCACGATGTTGCTCTCTGTGCCGGTCCTCTTCGATGGGCTCTATGTGATGAGTCTTGACCGTGGAGTGCGTACCGCGATGCTCTATGCGGGCCATGGAGGGAGCTCCTTCCTTTGGGAGAATCTCTTCTGGTTCTTTGGACATCCCGAGGTCTACCTGTTGGCGTTGCCGGGCTTCGCCCTCACTGTTGAGTTGCTCCCCGTCTTTGCGCGTAAGCCGGTCTTTGCGTTGAAGACTTCGACAGCGGGTCTCATCGGAGTGGCGGTGTTGAGCTTCTTCGTGTGGCAGCATCACCTCTTTATGTCGGGGATGAACCCGGATATGCGTCCGTTGTTCATGTTGACGACAGAGCTGATCTCCATTCCTACTGGGTTCTTGTATCTGGTGGCAATGGGTACGGTCTGGCGTGGCAAGATCCGCTTCGAGGTTCCAATGCTCTTCCTGTTGGCAGTGTTCTGGAACTTCCTCTGGGGTGGTGTGACTGGCGTCTATAACTCTGACGTTCCAGTGGATGCATTGGTGCACGGAAGCTTCTTCGTCATGGCGCACTTCCACTTCACGATTATGGGGCAGCTCATCTTCGCGGTCTTTGCGGGCGTCTATTACTACGTCCCCTTGATCTTTGGTATCAGGTTGAACGACAAGCTTGGAAAGGTCAGTTTCTGGATCATCTTTGTGGCCTTTAACTCCACCTTCCTGCCGTTGTTCATGATCGGTCTGTTGGGTCAGCCCCGACGTGTCTTTGAGTATGCGATTCGTCTGCAGCACCTGAACCAGTGGGTCTCGGTCTCCTCGTATGTCTTGGGCTTCGGTATCTTGTTGTACGTGTTCAACCTCATCTGGTCGCTCGCGGTCACCAGGACGCCTGCTGGTCCGAACCCGTGGGAGTCTCGAGGTCTCGAGTGGCAGGTGGGTTACCCAGTGCCACGTGATAACTTCGTGAAGATTCCCGTCGTGCATCGTGATCCGTACGGTTACGGGACCGGTGATGATACGCCAGTGGCTGACTTGAATCCCGTGGGTGATAAGGCTGCTGTGGTGACTGGAGGTGATGCATAG
- a CDS encoding cytochrome c oxidase subunit II — protein sequence MAVTQEDMNERKEYAKKAGWRIFAIWLVLSLIGIALVLYVWGPHMPPGDMTTSAASQQFDFKVLTAMVVPVLLMVWVYGAWSLINFRATKEDRGDGIPLRGNRKVQGIWYVGSAVLVLFLAGFGTYELINGNGVGTGEGPSPIWKPTAKHMLVVQVIAQQWRFTYRWPQFGGMETTSIDLPANTTIQFDVTSLDVIHDFWAYQLGVKADANPDVNNVAYTTTSNQLGRFTVRCDELCGIWHGAMYNYGHVVSKSAFYTWASNMEAQNASVTKLLPPFATTYTPSYSGAGGGYYPSYDPNGHAVTY from the coding sequence ATGGCGGTAACCCAAGAGGACATGAACGAGCGCAAGGAGTATGCGAAGAAGGCCGGTTGGCGTATCTTTGCGATCTGGCTCGTCCTGTCGTTGATCGGTATAGCGCTGGTGCTCTACGTGTGGGGACCGCATATGCCCCCGGGCGATATGACGACTTCGGCTGCCAGCCAGCAGTTCGACTTCAAGGTGTTGACTGCGATGGTCGTTCCGGTGTTGTTGATGGTCTGGGTCTATGGGGCCTGGTCGTTGATCAACTTCCGTGCCACCAAGGAGGATCGTGGGGACGGGATTCCACTACGCGGAAACCGCAAGGTCCAGGGTATTTGGTACGTTGGTTCTGCGGTCCTGGTTCTCTTCCTAGCTGGATTCGGTACCTATGAGTTGATCAACGGGAATGGCGTTGGCACTGGCGAGGGACCTTCCCCGATCTGGAAGCCGACGGCGAAGCACATGTTGGTGGTGCAGGTTATCGCCCAGCAGTGGCGCTTTACCTACCGTTGGCCTCAGTTCGGCGGGATGGAGACCACTTCGATCGATCTCCCAGCGAATACGACCATCCAGTTCGACGTGACCTCACTTGACGTGATTCACGACTTCTGGGCCTATCAACTTGGCGTCAAGGCCGATGCGAACCCGGATGTCAATAATGTTGCCTACACCACGACCTCAAATCAGCTGGGTCGTTTCACGGTTCGTTGTGATGAGCTCTGTGGTATCTGGCATGGAGCTATGTATAACTATGGACACGTGGTATCGAAGTCGGCGTTCTACACATGGGCGTCGAATATGGAGGCACAGAACGCTTCGGTGACGAAGCTGTTGCCGCCTTTCGCGACTACTTATACTCCCTCGTACTCCGGTGCAGGTGGAGGTTATTATCCTTCGTATGACCCTAACGGTCATGCGGTGACGTACTAG
- a CDS encoding Xaa-Pro peptidase family protein translates to MTMRSNYLHTQTGNSRAIHRNPSEDLGSVAGTTRLAKITQILDDCGADFLFSDHLELIHYLTGFRGSNGTLLLRRHPEPTTYLCTDGRYLEQAALQAQRHGADVQIGTRPILGPEGLLITFAIAGQIVVDLASLQLTNYLALEKSGLGLTDISASLAMMRAHKEDGEIASISSAAEIADRAITKTLSHLAGAPTELELAGWFEYYVRECGGEGVSFPTIVASGGRTSLPHAQPTRQRIEAPTPVVIDFGAMVDGYCSDSTRSFYLGDPPDRYRRAYEIVLAAKAAGVAQLRPGNTVNAVEVATRAYLQDQGVEEHLLHGVGHGVGLEIHEFPFTSTAVDIAVEPTMCITVEPGLYYAEDFGIRLEDLYLTTSTSPIALSNSAEVGISLG, encoded by the coding sequence ATGACAATGCGATCAAATTATTTGCATACGCAAACCGGCAATTCCCGGGCAATTCACAGGAACCCCTCAGAAGACCTTGGGAGCGTTGCTGGCACCACCCGTCTCGCTAAGATCACCCAGATTCTGGATGATTGTGGTGCAGACTTCCTGTTCAGCGACCATCTAGAGCTCATTCATTACCTGACCGGTTTTCGCGGATCCAACGGAACCCTCCTGCTTCGACGCCATCCAGAACCGACGACCTATCTGTGTACAGATGGACGGTACCTCGAACAAGCTGCCCTACAGGCACAACGACATGGTGCTGATGTTCAGATCGGCACCCGTCCGATCCTCGGTCCTGAAGGATTACTTATCACCTTTGCAATAGCGGGCCAAATTGTCGTGGATTTGGCATCTCTTCAACTGACCAACTATCTCGCACTCGAGAAGTCTGGTCTGGGACTCACCGACATCTCGGCTTCACTTGCGATGATGCGGGCCCACAAGGAGGATGGCGAGATCGCCTCTATCAGTTCTGCCGCTGAGATTGCCGATCGCGCCATCACTAAAACGCTCTCCCACCTAGCCGGCGCCCCCACCGAACTCGAACTCGCCGGCTGGTTTGAGTACTACGTGCGTGAATGCGGAGGCGAAGGGGTATCGTTCCCGACCATCGTGGCGTCTGGTGGGCGCACCTCACTCCCCCATGCGCAACCGACTCGCCAGCGGATCGAGGCTCCTACGCCAGTCGTCATCGACTTCGGGGCGATGGTTGATGGCTATTGCTCGGATTCGACGCGCTCCTTCTACCTCGGCGATCCCCCCGACCGTTATCGCCGTGCCTATGAGATCGTCCTGGCGGCGAAGGCCGCCGGTGTCGCCCAGTTGCGACCGGGCAACACCGTCAATGCCGTGGAGGTGGCGACCCGTGCGTATCTACAAGATCAAGGAGTCGAAGAGCACCTCCTTCATGGGGTCGGGCATGGGGTTGGTCTTGAGATCCATGAGTTCCCCTTCACCTCAACAGCGGTCGATATCGCCGTTGAACCGACGATGTGCATCACGGTCGAGCCTGGGCTGTACTACGCCGAAGACTTCGGGATCAGACTTGAAGATCTGTATCTGACCACGTCAACCTCGCCCATTGCTCTCTCCAACTCCGCAGAAGTGGGGATCAGCCTCGGCTGA
- a CDS encoding dihydroorotase translates to MQTLFTDGIVFTGHELRAADVLVVDDRIVAIGPGLSRGDVERIVDCEQRVLAPSFIDLHAHLRHPGMGEADDPASIAAAGLAGGFGVIVAMANTVPAIDSLPRWEKALASYVGLPVEVVQAAAVTMGREGQELVDFAALAQAGAVVFSDDGSGIQRSDVMRDALEASASWDVVIAQHSEDALLASGGSVNDGPFAQELGLSAIPEVAESVMVARDIELLKVIPGRLHLQHVTSRESLNLFRQAKREGLRISAEVTPHHLLLSDRYVASGDPNFKVNPPLRSVATQMALAQGLLDGTFDVLATDHAPHPPSRKDLPFADAAFGMLGLAEAMAAAWTALGRGFGDEQVRVEFGHEPSGPSWKALGRLLGSLTSGPGQILGRSIGLDAGKPADLVVIDPNRGPREVPSRWYRSPNSPYRQETLMGRVDALWLAGRQMVADGEVIVGV, encoded by the coding sequence GTGCAGACGCTCTTCACCGATGGGATCGTTTTTACGGGGCACGAACTTCGAGCGGCTGATGTCCTCGTAGTGGATGACCGTATCGTCGCGATCGGACCAGGCTTGAGTCGAGGTGATGTTGAACGCATTGTCGACTGTGAGCAGCGGGTGCTCGCACCCTCCTTCATCGATCTTCATGCGCATCTACGGCATCCAGGGATGGGTGAGGCTGACGATCCGGCCAGCATCGCCGCTGCCGGGCTTGCCGGTGGCTTTGGTGTGATTGTCGCGATGGCCAACACGGTACCCGCAATCGATTCGCTTCCTCGATGGGAGAAAGCGTTAGCATCCTACGTTGGGCTCCCGGTCGAGGTGGTCCAAGCAGCGGCCGTCACGATGGGCCGTGAGGGTCAGGAGTTGGTGGATTTCGCCGCGCTTGCCCAGGCGGGTGCGGTGGTGTTTAGCGATGATGGATCCGGTATTCAACGCAGTGATGTGATGCGCGATGCATTGGAGGCATCCGCGTCTTGGGATGTCGTCATCGCGCAACACAGCGAGGATGCGCTGTTGGCCTCCGGTGGGTCCGTCAACGATGGGCCTTTCGCCCAGGAGCTAGGGTTGTCCGCGATACCTGAGGTTGCGGAATCGGTGATGGTTGCCCGCGATATCGAACTGCTCAAGGTTATTCCGGGACGATTGCATCTCCAGCACGTGACCTCGCGGGAATCGCTTAACCTCTTCCGGCAGGCCAAACGTGAGGGCCTACGAATCTCGGCCGAGGTGACGCCCCATCATCTCCTGCTCTCTGATCGATACGTGGCATCGGGAGATCCGAACTTCAAGGTCAATCCTCCGCTGCGTTCGGTAGCGACGCAGATGGCGTTGGCCCAAGGGTTGTTGGATGGAACCTTTGATGTGCTCGCAACGGATCATGCCCCCCACCCTCCGTCGCGCAAGGATCTCCCCTTCGCTGATGCGGCCTTTGGCATGCTGGGTCTCGCCGAGGCCATGGCGGCCGCTTGGACGGCGCTTGGGCGTGGTTTTGGGGATGAACAGGTGCGGGTGGAGTTTGGCCACGAGCCTTCTGGGCCATCGTGGAAGGCGCTTGGTCGGTTGTTGGGCTCGCTCACCTCTGGGCCGGGCCAGATTTTAGGTCGCTCAATAGGCTTGGATGCTGGCAAGCCCGCGGATCTGGTAGTGATCGATCCCAATCGAGGGCCAAGGGAGGTCCCGAGTCGGTGGTACCGCTCGCCGAACTCCC
- a CDS encoding TlpA disulfide reductase family protein, with amino-acid sequence MAVHEPLERPRVSRFGPRVWIFLLVVSAIVVVAYAVYAASLSGGSSTTASASLGSLPETSSGTSPLVGKPVPGFSLPELTADAKPASGSVSPADFAGHPLVINFFASWCTACQAETPMVASVAKEFAQKVDFLGIDENDTAAKAEAFIAKDHVDYPVVTDHASLQGKYLLIGLPTTVFVAASGKVVAVVQGQMTSQVLTHWLSRIE; translated from the coding sequence ATGGCGGTTCATGAGCCTCTTGAGCGACCACGGGTCTCCCGTTTTGGCCCTCGAGTTTGGATCTTTTTGCTGGTGGTATCGGCGATCGTGGTGGTAGCCTATGCAGTCTACGCTGCATCGCTCTCTGGAGGCAGTTCAACGACCGCGTCGGCCTCGCTTGGCTCGCTCCCCGAGACCAGTTCTGGTACGTCGCCCCTCGTCGGCAAACCCGTCCCGGGCTTTTCGTTGCCAGAGTTGACCGCTGATGCCAAGCCAGCTTCGGGCTCAGTCTCCCCGGCGGATTTCGCGGGACATCCTCTGGTCATCAACTTCTTTGCCTCGTGGTGTACGGCGTGCCAGGCGGAGACGCCGATGGTGGCTTCCGTTGCTAAAGAGTTCGCTCAGAAGGTCGACTTCCTTGGGATCGATGAGAATGATACCGCGGCCAAGGCCGAGGCCTTTATTGCGAAGGATCATGTGGACTATCCTGTCGTCACCGATCATGCGTCGCTTCAGGGCAAGTACCTCCTGATAGGTTTGCCGACGACGGTCTTTGTAGCAGCAAGCGGCAAGGTAGTGGCAGTGGTACAGGGTCAGATGACCTCGCAGGTCTTGACGCATTGGCTTTCGCGGATTGAATGA